The window CCATGCCGCCTGACCGAAAAAAAGGTACCTCATAATGTATCATCCCCCCAAAGTAGAAGCCCGGCAATGGAAGCCCCTGCTGGTCTGTTTTAGTTATACCCTGGTTATGCTTTGTCTAGCTGCTCCTGTTGCAGCCCAGGAAACAGAGCGGCCTCTGCGAATTATCGCGTTCGGTGCCCATCCTGATGATTGTGAAATCAAAGCATCCGGTGTAGCGCGAATGTGGGCGTCTCGAGGACATGCCGTCAAATTTGTTTCAGTTACAAATGGCGATATCGGACACTTTGAGATGGCGGGCGGGGAGCTTGCGCGCCGGCGGACCCGCGAAGTTGAAGCCTGCGCAGAATTGCTGGGCATCGAAACGGAAGTACTCGACAATCACGACGGAGAGCTTATGCCGACGCTGGAGAACAGGAAGAAAATTGCGCGGCTCATCCGCGAATGGCAGGCTGATATTGTACTTGCACCCCGCGCCAATGATTACCATCCGGATCATCGCTATACCGCGATTCTTGTCCAGGATGCTTCGTTTATGGTGACGGTACCGTTTTTTACACCAGATACGCCGCGGGTTGAGAAAAATCCTGTGTTCATGTACTACTACGACAGATTTAAAAAACCGTATCCGTTTGAACCTACCATTGCTGTGGGGATCGACGAGGAATCTGCACCCAAGTACGAATGTATGGCAGAACTGCGCTCGCAATTCAGTGAGTGGAATGCCTGGCTAGACGGGTATGACCACGAGGTGCCAGCAGATGAAGCCGGCCGGCGCGAATACATCGCAGGGCGGTTTCAGGCAAGAGATATCTTCATCGCTGACACCTACCGGGACCTTCTGAAAACATACTATGGAGACGAACGTGGCGAATCCTTCAAATATGCTGAAGTTTTTGAGCTCTCCGAATATGGCAGCCAGCCTTCAAGAGAAACGCTGAAAGAGCTTTTTCCGTTTTTCGATTGAGAACAAGGTTAGTGAGAAATCAAAAAGGGGAAGCAGCCGCAATGACTGCTTCCCCTTTTCTCCTTTAAGGGCATTCCTCTACACGTTCACACGCACGCTCCGTTATCCCATTCTCGGGCGGAGATACTTTCTGCACACCACATCACTACCCATAAACATCAAATAGATAAACACGATGCCCAAACCTGAAAAGAGGTATTGACCGTTCATCCAGGAAAACACAATACCTGCTACTGTGAGCAAGGTGAGGCCCATCAGGCCGAGGACTACACAAAGGTTTGAAGCGTTAAAAACGAAACGTCTTGTTTTCGTTGTCATATTTATATCCTCCGGCCGAAAACTACGCTTTTGTACTGCCGGCAAAGCGTCGAAGTCGTACCTTCGTTGATTTCATTTATTTAAAATCCTGGCAAACTGCCGTGTGGTTGTTTGACCCCTGGTCAGAACAGGTAACACACAGCCTGTGCAAGGCCTTTAACTGAATACTTACGTATCCTTGTATCGTCCGGAAATCGAACAAAAAAAGGTAAATCTGAAACCGCAGGAGACTTACCCATTTCTCTTCGGACGCCACTTTTACGCCGCAAAAAAAGAATGGACCAACAGGTTTCAAGAAGAAGCGATTAAGAAAGCAGGAAGTTGGCTCTTTAATCGATCAGCATATGCTAAAGAACGACCTTTGCCCCTCTATCGTGTCCGCCTTTTTCAGGTGCGGAAAAACCATTTCTAAATCCAGAAAAAACATGCGTTAACCTGTAGATTTGTATAGCTATGGTGTTGCCGTTTCCTGTTTTTGGATGAGATTGTGTGTAGCCACTTCATTGTTCGGATGTGCGCCACTATTCAAGCTTTTTCAGGTGCGTCAAATGCCAGTTCTGACAAGAATCATCTTGCGGGGCAGGGGGCTGATTTACCTGTGTGAGATGTCGCGAACCCTTTTGCAGGAGTTTCGTGTAACATTATAGGCATAAATCCTTACTTGTAAGGAAAACAGAGGGCAATATAGTGCCTCGTGTGTACACCCATTACGCGTATACCTGAGAAAGGCATGGAATATAAAGACGACCATTTCCCATTTCGAACAGTGCTCAGTCTTGAGCCACTAATCGAGTTTTGGCAAGAAATTGAGGCTAATACAGACGGGATCAAGTCCAATCTTGCGCGTCAAATACTCGATGAGGTAGAAAAAACACCTGCATTTAGAGGTGGAATAGACGACATGTCTGTGCTGGAAAAACACGCAGACCTGCTCGACATGCTTATGTCTATCCTGTTGCCTGTAGGCACGTGCGAAACCTCGTACTCAGCTGCTATTTTGCCATGGCAACCGGAGAGTTTTTACTCTACGCCGGTCTTCGACCGAGAAAATATGATGGGGCACCTGCTCAAGTTTTTCTCTGCACAGGCTGACTTGATGTCTAAAGGTAAAACAGTTAATGCCTACCTTGGGTTGGTTGCTGAACTGTTTGGGTATGACCTCCCGGTAAAACTCCCCATGTTTTTCCCGGTAGAGAACGAGGAGACCGGTTTAACGCGCTTTTTCAAAATTGATTTTGATACGCGGTTTAGTAAAGTCAAACAGTTGGGACCGCTTCCGTCTTTTACCAAGGACGACCTGAGTGAATTGATGAACAACATCATGGATCTCGAATTGTGGAAAAAGAAGCTGCCTCCTGAACTGATTGAGTTTCATGGTTTTGCGTTACTGACTGCGGTAGAAGTGACGGAAGGACAGATCGTTTCCATGTTGAAAAACGATTTGCTCCAGAAAGATGCGCTCAATACGCCGGCTAAAATCCAGCAAATTCAGGGCAGAATTCGATCGCTTATGCGGATGCCGAAGCTCGAAGTGGGCCTGGTATCTATTGGTAGCGGTGAGTTTAACAAAATTACCAGCATCAAGCCGCTTGGCCGGAGCTTGTTGATGAAGGGCGGAGCTGCGCCCAGTTGCCCAATGTGGAATAAGTCGCTATATGCAGAGGTATGTGATGGCCGGCGTGAACCTGCCATTTTGCAGAACCTGCAGGCCTATGAAAACCGGACGGGATTTGAGCAGCATTTGATCGAACAGGGATACAATAACCTGGCCCTGGCACCGCTTTACTATGAAGATGATCTTGTAGGGATCCTTGAAATCGCTTCGCCCAATCCCAACGATCTCAATGGTTTTACGATAAACAAGTTTGAAGAGATCACGGCCCTGTTTGCGCTTGCTATTCATCGTGGTATGGAAGAGCTCGAAGATCGGGTTCAGGCGATTATTAAAGAGCAGTATACTTCAATCCATCCCGCCGTTGAATGGCGTTTTCGGGATGCCGCGCGCGACTTTATCTACCAGGAGCAAGCTGAAGCCGTTAATGCACAAGCAGATTCAATCGTCTTTAAGGATGTATACCCGCTCTATGGATTGTCCGATATCCGCGGTTCGTCTGAGGTGCGCAACCAATCCATCCAGGCAGACCTTGTCAAGCAGTTGGAACTCGCGCATGCGGTTTTAATCGAAGCGCAAAAATACCGTCCGTTGCATGTCATCGACGAAATGAGTTATCAGCTTGCTGTATATGCCGCCGATATTGAACATGAGCTCCGTTCAGGGGATGAAATAAACATCCTGAGTTTTTTGCGTGATGAAGTGGAAATGCTGTTTGATGAGCTTCAACAGTTTGGCCCTTCGGTGCATGCAGCTATTGCCACTTACCGTGAATCGCTCGATCCAGGCCTGGGTGTGCTTTATGAAAAGCGCAAAGAGTATGAGAAAAGTGTACGCTTGATCAATGATACCATTGGCAAGTACATCGACAAAAAAGAAGTAGATGCACAGAAAATGTATCCTCACTTTTTTGAGATGTACAAAACCGATGGCGTGGATTACAACTTGTATGTGGGTGCCTCCCTCGTACAGAACCGATCTTATGACCCAATTTACCTTCGTAACCTGCGGTTGTGGCAGCTGATGTTGATGTGCGGTGTGCAGTGGGAAATGGATAACCTCATTCCAACGCTTAAAGTGCCGCTGCATGTGGCGCATCTTATCCTGGTGCAAGACATGCCTTTGTCGATTCGGTTCAGGGTAGATGAGAAGAAGTTTGATGTGGATGGTGCGTACAATATTCGGTACGAGATTGTCAAAAAACGAATTGACAAAGCCCGGATTGAGGGGACACGGGAGCGCCTGACGCAACCGGGCAAAATTGCTATTGTGTATTCGCAAGATGCCGAAGCGCAGGAATATCGGCGCTATATCAAGTACATGCAGGCTTCCGGGTACTTTACCGACGAACTGGAAGATGTGGCATTGGAGAACTTGCAAGGCGTCCATGGATTGCGTGCGCTGCGCGTAACCATTCGGCAACAGGCAGCTAATACCAAAACGTTTTCTGGTCCTATTTCGGATCTTCATGCATTGCCGGTGGGAGACGGGGCGACTACAGAATCTGTATCAGTGGCAGTAGATTCTCCGGAGTCCTTGCAGTAAATTGCGCGGATTCTTGTGAACTAAAGCCGGCCCGATGCAATGGAGATGAAGCATTGGCACCCCCCTGAAGACTGGTTGCAGATCCGCACCATTGACGCCCACACGGGTGGGGAGCCTTTTCGTATTATAGTAGATGGTTTCCCTGCGTTGCCGGGAGATACGGTGTTGGCCAGGCGACGGTACGCCCGCGAGCATCTCGATACCATACGCACGATGCTCATGTTAGAGCCCCGCGGGCACCCGGATATGTACGGCTGTATCCTAACCCCGCCCGATCGCCCTGATTCTGCCCTAGGCGTGCTTTTTTTGCATAACGAAGGTTACAGTACCATGTGTGGCCATGGCATTATTGCGTTGTCCAAAGCGCTGGTTGACACAGGTCAAATACCGCGTAGCGGGCCTGATACAGAAATTCGCATTGATTCTCCAGCCGGACAAATTGTTGCCACTGCCCATAGTGTTGGTGGTACGGTCAAAAGCGTTTCTTTCTTGAATGTCCCTTCTTTTGTTGTCGCCCTTGATCAACAGGTAGACGTCCCTGGTTTGGGCCAGGTACAGTATGATTTAGCTTTTGGCGGTGCCTTTTATGCCTATGTTGATGCTGCTTCTGTTGGGGTTTCCTGCCGGCCTGAAAAGGCCCGCTATCTGATCGATAAAGGGCGTGCCATCAAAAAGGCTGTAATGAAACAGCGCACCATAACGCATCCTGTTGATGAAGACCTGGGCTTTCTGTACGGTGTTATCTTCGTTGGACCAGCTGAGCGCTCTGCGCACCACAGCCGGAATGTCTGTGTTTTTGCTGAAGGTGAAGTAGATCGGTCGCCGACCGGGAC is drawn from Bacteroidota bacterium and contains these coding sequences:
- a CDS encoding PIG-L family deacetylase; its protein translation is MYHPPKVEARQWKPLLVCFSYTLVMLCLAAPVAAQETERPLRIIAFGAHPDDCEIKASGVARMWASRGHAVKFVSVTNGDIGHFEMAGGELARRRTREVEACAELLGIETEVLDNHDGELMPTLENRKKIARLIREWQADIVLAPRANDYHPDHRYTAILVQDASFMVTVPFFTPDTPRVEKNPVFMYYYDRFKKPYPFEPTIAVGIDEESAPKYECMAELRSQFSEWNAWLDGYDHEVPADEAGRREYIAGRFQARDIFIADTYRDLLKTYYGDERGESFKYAEVFELSEYGSQPSRETLKELFPFFD
- a CDS encoding GAF domain-containing protein: MEYKDDHFPFRTVLSLEPLIEFWQEIEANTDGIKSNLARQILDEVEKTPAFRGGIDDMSVLEKHADLLDMLMSILLPVGTCETSYSAAILPWQPESFYSTPVFDRENMMGHLLKFFSAQADLMSKGKTVNAYLGLVAELFGYDLPVKLPMFFPVENEETGLTRFFKIDFDTRFSKVKQLGPLPSFTKDDLSELMNNIMDLELWKKKLPPELIEFHGFALLTAVEVTEGQIVSMLKNDLLQKDALNTPAKIQQIQGRIRSLMRMPKLEVGLVSIGSGEFNKITSIKPLGRSLLMKGGAAPSCPMWNKSLYAEVCDGRREPAILQNLQAYENRTGFEQHLIEQGYNNLALAPLYYEDDLVGILEIASPNPNDLNGFTINKFEEITALFALAIHRGMEELEDRVQAIIKEQYTSIHPAVEWRFRDAARDFIYQEQAEAVNAQADSIVFKDVYPLYGLSDIRGSSEVRNQSIQADLVKQLELAHAVLIEAQKYRPLHVIDEMSYQLAVYAADIEHELRSGDEINILSFLRDEVEMLFDELQQFGPSVHAAIATYRESLDPGLGVLYEKRKEYEKSVRLINDTIGKYIDKKEVDAQKMYPHFFEMYKTDGVDYNLYVGASLVQNRSYDPIYLRNLRLWQLMLMCGVQWEMDNLIPTLKVPLHVAHLILVQDMPLSIRFRVDEKKFDVDGAYNIRYEIVKKRIDKARIEGTRERLTQPGKIAIVYSQDAEAQEYRRYIKYMQASGYFTDELEDVALENLQGVHGLRALRVTIRQQAANTKTFSGPISDLHALPVGDGATTESVSVAVDSPESLQ
- a CDS encoding proline racemase family protein; its protein translation is MEMKHWHPPEDWLQIRTIDAHTGGEPFRIIVDGFPALPGDTVLARRRYAREHLDTIRTMLMLEPRGHPDMYGCILTPPDRPDSALGVLFLHNEGYSTMCGHGIIALSKALVDTGQIPRSGPDTEIRIDSPAGQIVATAHSVGGTVKSVSFLNVPSFVVALDQQVDVPGLGQVQYDLAFGGAFYAYVDAASVGVSCRPEKARYLIDKGRAIKKAVMKQRTITHPVDEDLGFLYGVIFVGPAERSAHHSRNVCVFAEGEVDRSPTGTGVSGRLAVHHARGEIGIGESIVIESILGSTFSCQVAEEVTFGPYASIVPRVEGTAHITGQHTFLVDPEDPLRDGFFLR